The following are encoded in a window of Roseivirga misakiensis genomic DNA:
- a CDS encoding ABC transporter permease — MKLSLHYLQCTFKNFKRNKLYSVLMIFSLAAGMFCFLLAAIYMKYEFSRNSNHKDADKIYQLSLNFGEEGRHIYMPIDFAEKLTEWNPNIEAVSTLDRGKEEYLSVDNESYIKVDLALYGEPGFFEVFTFPLLYGYEKTALSNTKDVIISSRLAELLYPKVNPVGKSLLVHKKGTFQIAGVLAPVSNQSLLKPELIFSKEQRYLERPRTLKSNVFFTHIRLKEPENVVDLENALYTEYKRLYDREDVTGVYAENLLDAYWGYSHYDYGAQYSALIENDKAMIKNVGYVAFAVLSCALIGYLSMALSLSLKRTKEIGVRKVNGANKSDIKKQLLLESIAYAYLALLITLIGLELSSDYFSNLFQVPINVDLTNLEFIIPVLGFTLLAGVLAGVYPAFIVSRLNPVAILSGLRAPVVGGFTLKRMLLIGQFAITSILVFGVLIQRLQVQELTSFDIGLNKQSLLSFAIDNEPMQQNYQSVLADIESIDEIEQISGGPFPYNFDGFSSLRFVNGDTLIEESLARVYVADNFFETLDVTLVSGIDFNPSNNIPIDKSCVVNETTVKSIPGLELGSRIELDGNPLTIIGIAKDYSDWGVSSPEAEPRVFLTNSGIPKFGSFLLKTEKGSEAKVMADLQNVWRKYDSVTSPLIQDLGAEEDETIIDLKKVSQLYGFLAVAVLILSLLNLLGVTIAFGDAQRKSISIRKVLGAKTIGLFNQLASPFISALLLGLLVGLPIAYWLMKSYLNEFAIRMEMNLWHGLAISSALMVIIFLVIARQVLQVSRINPVETLKEQ, encoded by the coding sequence ATGAAATTATCGCTTCATTATCTTCAGTGCACATTTAAAAACTTCAAGCGAAACAAGCTATATAGTGTTTTAATGATCTTTTCGCTTGCAGCAGGGATGTTCTGTTTTCTGTTGGCAGCGATCTATATGAAGTATGAGTTTTCACGAAATTCAAATCATAAAGATGCAGATAAAATTTACCAGCTTTCTCTCAATTTTGGTGAGGAGGGAAGACATATTTATATGCCGATCGACTTTGCCGAAAAGTTAACCGAGTGGAACCCTAATATTGAAGCTGTCAGTACTTTAGATAGAGGTAAGGAAGAGTATCTAAGTGTTGATAATGAGTCTTACATCAAAGTAGACTTGGCATTATACGGAGAGCCAGGATTTTTTGAGGTTTTTACGTTTCCTCTTCTGTATGGATATGAGAAAACCGCACTGTCGAATACAAAAGATGTTATTATTTCTTCTAGGCTAGCGGAATTGCTTTACCCTAAAGTGAACCCTGTTGGAAAAAGTCTCCTTGTTCATAAAAAAGGCACTTTTCAGATAGCAGGTGTATTGGCACCGGTCTCGAATCAATCATTACTCAAGCCAGAGCTTATATTCTCCAAAGAACAGCGATACTTAGAAAGGCCAAGAACTCTGAAGTCAAATGTGTTCTTTACGCATATTCGATTAAAAGAGCCAGAGAATGTGGTCGATTTAGAGAATGCTCTTTATACCGAGTATAAAAGGCTTTATGATAGAGAGGATGTTACTGGTGTTTATGCCGAAAACTTATTAGATGCTTATTGGGGTTATTCACATTATGATTATGGTGCGCAGTATAGTGCTTTGATTGAGAACGATAAGGCCATGATTAAGAATGTAGGTTATGTGGCTTTTGCTGTGCTTAGTTGTGCCTTAATTGGGTATTTGTCGATGGCACTGAGTCTTTCTTTAAAGCGAACTAAAGAAATTGGCGTTAGGAAAGTTAATGGAGCAAATAAAAGTGACATCAAAAAACAATTACTATTAGAATCAATCGCCTATGCCTACTTGGCATTGTTAATCACACTTATCGGTCTGGAGTTATCATCAGACTATTTTTCAAACCTCTTTCAAGTTCCAATTAACGTTGATTTAACGAATTTGGAGTTTATAATTCCAGTTCTAGGATTTACACTTTTAGCTGGGGTTCTTGCAGGCGTTTATCCAGCATTTATCGTATCAAGACTAAATCCAGTAGCAATACTTTCAGGGTTAAGAGCCCCTGTAGTAGGAGGTTTTACATTAAAAAGAATGTTGCTCATTGGACAATTCGCTATTACCTCAATATTGGTGTTTGGCGTGTTGATTCAACGTTTACAAGTTCAAGAGTTAACCAGTTTTGATATTGGTCTTAACAAACAAAGCCTGCTTAGTTTTGCCATTGACAATGAACCAATGCAGCAAAATTATCAATCCGTTTTGGCGGATATTGAGAGTATTGATGAGATTGAGCAAATATCTGGAGGCCCCTTTCCTTATAATTTCGACGGTTTTTCTTCTTTACGTTTTGTTAACGGCGATACTTTGATTGAAGAAAGTTTGGCAAGAGTGTACGTCGCCGATAATTTCTTTGAAACACTAGATGTTACATTGGTATCAGGAATTGACTTTAACCCTTCTAATAACATTCCTATTGATAAGTCGTGCGTCGTGAACGAGACGACAGTTAAAAGCATACCAGGTCTTGAGTTAGGGTCTCGGATAGAATTGGACGGGAACCCTTTGACGATCATTGGAATTGCCAAGGATTATTCCGATTGGGGGGTAAGTAGTCCTGAAGCAGAACCACGCGTATTCTTGACAAATAGCGGAATACCGAAATTCGGAAGTTTCCTACTGAAGACTGAGAAAGGAAGCGAAGCAAAAGTAATGGCTGACTTACAAAATGTTTGGAGAAAGTATGATAGTGTTACAAGCCCTTTAATTCAAGATTTAGGAGCAGAAGAAGATGAAACGATAATAGACCTCAAAAAGGTTTCGCAACTCTATGGGTTTCTGGCGGTGGCTGTACTTATATTGTCTCTTTTGAATCTTTTAGGTGTGACGATCGCTTTCGGTGATGCTCAGCGTAAATCTATCAGCATTCGGAAAGTATTAGGCGCAAAAACAATAGGGCTCTTTAACCAATTGGCATCACCCTTTATTTCAGCATTGCTTTTAGGGCTACTCGTAGGATTACCAATTGCATATTGGTTAATGAAGTCTTATCTAAATGAATTTGCCATTAGAATGGAAATGAACTTGTGGCATGGCCTGGCAATATCTTCAGCATTGATGGTGATCATATTTTTGGTTATTGCCCGACAAGTTCTTCAAGTTAGTCGCATTAACCCCGTAGAAACTTTAAAAGAGCAATAG
- a CDS encoding ABC transporter permease, with translation MILSKHYFSSAFTNFKSNKWYTSLMVLSLAAGMFCFILASSYISFEYTRNSSHTNADRVFLISLGKGNPKIGESLTADFAERLQTINPNIEAVNVMDSDGSFYLSANGKDYIEEEQAFFSNSELFDVFTFPLKYGDPKTALYGSRKVVISNQIAETLFEGVNPIGKELIVHEKGTYLISGVLEKGSDKSLINPKLIFPRPQIPEEYKEEAGSFEVGMTHIKIAEGADIADVKASIFSDYQSVYKNESIKEVLAESLTDTYWGYSHNNYGRDHYSLTGANKSMIKTIGYISIGILVCSFVGYLSLSLGLSVKRAKEIGIRKVNGARKSDIKLQLLSESIFYSLLSLAIVLVSLELFGSYFSALFGIPIGLSYNSPLVVGGMVIFAVSTGLLAGIYPAFVVSRLNPVKVLSGYNSRSGAGFRLKQGLLLLQFVMTITLVFFVYSQNMQVKKMQQFDFGYEKNGIVAFQLLRNKNLINNFESVLDEIKNIPGVNEISGGPFPFSYNGFSSYQYDRGDSLIRNSVSKVLVEDNFFEVMQVKLSSGSSFSNSNVPSSQACLINGPFAKALGGDVVGTVLNVRGQPFTIIGVVDNYVDLGINHLGVDPRLFLVTNKPSYHSLLIDHDTETTANLIARLEGIWRTYEPVIPPSVSSLLDNKDPATSSFQDKTALFTFLATVLLTLSLFNLLGVSVSHATDQIKNISIRRVLGAETFSLFLKLLSPFFKVLGIGIGLAMPLAYWFTNQYLADYKVRIELTPAYGIAVAVLMAVILFFMIGYQLFRISRINPVETLKEQ, from the coding sequence ATGATATTATCAAAGCACTATTTCAGTTCTGCATTTACAAATTTTAAGAGTAATAAGTGGTATACCAGTCTTATGGTGTTGTCCTTAGCGGCGGGCATGTTTTGCTTTATTCTAGCCTCATCTTACATAAGTTTTGAATACACTAGGAATAGTAGCCATACGAATGCGGATCGCGTTTTTCTAATCAGTCTGGGAAAAGGAAACCCCAAGATTGGTGAGTCATTGACGGCTGATTTCGCGGAAAGACTCCAGACTATCAATCCAAATATTGAGGCGGTCAATGTGATGGACAGTGATGGTAGTTTCTATTTAAGCGCCAATGGAAAAGATTACATAGAGGAGGAACAAGCATTTTTTTCCAATAGTGAACTGTTCGATGTTTTTACCTTCCCACTCAAATATGGTGATCCGAAAACTGCCCTCTACGGTAGTAGAAAGGTGGTCATTTCAAATCAAATTGCAGAAACACTGTTTGAAGGGGTTAACCCAATTGGCAAAGAGTTGATCGTCCATGAAAAGGGAACTTACCTTATTTCGGGTGTTTTGGAAAAGGGGAGCGATAAATCGCTGATCAACCCAAAACTAATATTCCCAAGACCTCAAATTCCTGAAGAATATAAAGAGGAAGCGGGCAGTTTTGAAGTGGGCATGACGCACATTAAGATAGCAGAAGGTGCAGATATAGCCGATGTTAAAGCATCAATATTCAGTGATTATCAGAGTGTTTATAAGAATGAAAGCATCAAGGAGGTTTTGGCTGAATCTTTGACAGATACTTATTGGGGATACTCGCATAATAACTATGGTCGCGATCATTATTCGTTAACTGGAGCGAATAAAAGTATGATTAAGACAATTGGTTACATTTCAATTGGCATTCTAGTATGCTCATTTGTCGGCTACTTATCTCTTTCTTTAGGGTTATCTGTAAAACGTGCCAAAGAAATAGGGATTAGGAAAGTAAATGGCGCGAGAAAATCGGATATCAAACTACAATTACTTAGCGAATCGATTTTCTACTCCTTGTTATCGTTGGCAATTGTTTTAGTGTCTCTAGAATTATTTGGGAGCTATTTTTCAGCGCTATTTGGAATTCCTATTGGGCTGTCATATAACAGCCCTTTGGTAGTCGGTGGTATGGTCATTTTTGCTGTTTCAACCGGTTTACTGGCAGGTATTTATCCTGCTTTTGTGGTTTCAAGATTAAATCCGGTAAAAGTTCTGTCTGGTTATAATAGTCGCTCTGGGGCTGGTTTCAGACTAAAGCAAGGCTTGTTGCTTTTACAGTTTGTTATGACGATTACGCTGGTCTTTTTCGTGTATAGTCAGAACATGCAGGTGAAAAAGATGCAGCAGTTCGATTTTGGTTATGAAAAAAATGGGATTGTGGCGTTTCAGTTACTTCGCAATAAAAACCTCATTAATAACTTCGAATCTGTACTCGATGAAATAAAAAATATTCCAGGTGTTAATGAAATTTCTGGCGGACCATTTCCTTTTTCATACAATGGATTTTCAAGCTATCAGTACGATAGAGGTGATTCTCTAATTCGAAATTCGGTTTCTAAGGTGTTGGTGGAGGATAACTTCTTCGAAGTCATGCAAGTGAAATTGTCATCTGGTAGCTCTTTTTCTAATAGTAATGTCCCTTCAAGCCAAGCATGCTTAATAAACGGGCCTTTTGCGAAGGCACTAGGTGGTGATGTCGTGGGAACGGTCCTCAATGTGAGAGGACAACCATTCACGATCATTGGTGTAGTCGATAATTATGTCGATTTGGGTATTAATCATCTCGGTGTCGACCCAAGGCTTTTTTTAGTGACAAATAAACCAAGTTATCATAGTCTATTAATTGATCATGATACCGAAACCACAGCTAATTTGATCGCTCGATTAGAAGGTATTTGGCGAACTTATGAGCCAGTAATTCCTCCGAGCGTTAGCTCTCTTTTGGACAACAAGGACCCAGCAACAAGTAGTTTTCAGGATAAAACAGCTCTTTTTACATTTTTAGCCACTGTTTTACTAACCCTGTCGTTGTTTAATCTGCTTGGTGTGTCTGTAAGTCATGCAACTGATCAAATAAAGAATATCAGTATCCGAAGAGTGTTGGGAGCAGAGACATTTTCACTCTTTCTCAAGCTGCTAAGTCCATTTTTCAAAGTACTAGGAATCGGGATTGGCTTGGCTATGCCATTGGCGTATTGGTTTACAAATCAATATTTAGCTGATTACAAGGTAAGAATAGAACTAACACCAGCTTATGGTATTGCAGTAGCCGTTTTGATGGCTGTAATTCTGTTTTTTATGATCGGTTATCAACTGTTTAGAATTAGTCGCATTAACCCCGTAGAAACTTTAAAAGAGCAGTAA
- a CDS encoding ABC transporter permease has protein sequence MLRNYIKIAFRNTLKNKLYTGLNILGISIGLASFFIIYLFIENELAYDQFHDKKDRIYRLVKHEANGDVLSKSSTSTAALAPLAAERTPEIEAYSRITKKFRFFNFEGLQDSVQRVDYYDVDESFLDIFDLEYHADRKPVFPDAPSSILISESKAIAYYGSLDIVGKTMKTSREQYIISGIFKDIPETSSIKSDVFLLIHDPDSYRGGKWWNVDLQTQSYFLLSEGADIETVENKLTTAYLENRAVENIDFRLQALSEVHFSLDVDGPILEKTDQRYVLIFSLVAIFILACAVFNYVSLALSQSLERVREIGVRKVVGARRYALYIQFTVESILHILISFVLSIVLIEVLMPRLEVLVDRELDIRVFTSEILVLKGLGFSLLIGVIASAYPAFASAKSRVVSLLKGGFSSPVAKRFIDVVTVFQIIVFIGLVCLAVTANRQMHFMRNENLGFDQDQLLVLPQINYRMESVLKNEVQNISGVKSVSHTATLPTKPGNITRLTNSGPRYFMFDVDEDYLETMGMTLVEGRNFNLQDIETSSVVMVNETAAKELGVDESVLGKNIPFGRDSMLYFKGGDKRIIGVVKDFHFASKRDKVEPVIFHPIEVDAHLVVKLSSKELTKTVTALVDAYKKVNDGREPKYYFLDEEVEAQYKQEQVMISMVNTFMVVASLVAFIGLFGLAGYSTKRRTKEVGIRKVLGAGFMAIQSTLNSVNLMRMLLAISISVPLVVYWMNSWLNEFAYRIQIPYAFIFLAVIIAAIILLLVASFHSVKVYLLNPVEVLKDE, from the coding sequence ATGCTCAGAAACTATATAAAAATTGCTTTCAGGAATACGCTCAAGAATAAACTCTATACTGGGTTAAATATTTTGGGTATATCAATTGGATTAGCCTCCTTTTTTATCATTTACTTATTCATAGAAAATGAGTTGGCCTATGATCAATTCCATGATAAAAAGGACCGAATCTATCGGTTAGTGAAACATGAAGCGAATGGTGATGTATTGAGCAAAAGTAGTACATCCACGGCTGCATTGGCTCCTTTGGCCGCAGAACGAACACCTGAAATTGAAGCATATTCTCGTATCACGAAGAAATTCCGCTTTTTCAATTTTGAAGGCTTACAAGATTCCGTCCAACGCGTCGATTATTACGATGTTGATGAGTCATTTCTAGACATTTTCGATCTTGAGTATCATGCTGATAGAAAACCTGTTTTTCCAGATGCTCCTTCATCCATTTTAATCAGCGAATCAAAAGCGATCGCATATTACGGTTCATTGGATATTGTCGGTAAAACGATGAAGACATCGCGAGAGCAATATATCATTTCAGGTATTTTCAAAGACATACCGGAAACATCGTCTATTAAGTCAGATGTTTTCCTTTTAATTCACGATCCCGATAGCTACCGAGGTGGCAAATGGTGGAATGTTGATCTGCAAACTCAGTCTTATTTTCTACTTTCTGAAGGAGCCGACATTGAGACGGTTGAGAACAAATTGACTACAGCTTACCTAGAGAATCGGGCTGTAGAGAATATCGATTTCAGGCTTCAGGCCCTTTCAGAGGTTCATTTCTCCTTAGATGTAGATGGCCCCATTTTAGAGAAAACAGATCAGCGTTATGTACTGATATTTAGCCTTGTAGCAATTTTCATCTTGGCTTGCGCAGTTTTTAATTATGTCAGTCTGGCACTGTCGCAATCGCTAGAGCGGGTCAGAGAAATTGGTGTAAGAAAGGTTGTTGGTGCTAGGCGTTATGCACTCTACATTCAATTTACAGTAGAATCAATTTTACACATATTGATCAGTTTTGTATTGTCCATCGTTTTAATCGAAGTGCTTATGCCAAGGCTTGAAGTTTTGGTGGATAGAGAGCTGGATATCAGAGTATTTACTTCTGAAATACTAGTATTGAAAGGGTTGGGTTTTAGTCTGTTAATTGGCGTTATAGCGTCAGCTTATCCTGCCTTTGCTAGTGCAAAGAGTAGAGTAGTTTCGCTTCTGAAAGGTGGGTTTTCCTCGCCAGTGGCAAAGCGTTTTATAGATGTTGTCACGGTGTTCCAAATTATCGTTTTTATCGGTTTAGTCTGTTTGGCAGTAACTGCAAATCGTCAAATGCACTTTATGCGAAACGAGAACCTGGGTTTTGACCAAGATCAACTACTAGTGCTTCCGCAAATTAACTATCGAATGGAAAGTGTTCTCAAAAATGAGGTTCAGAATATTAGTGGTGTCAAGTCCGTAAGCCACACGGCAACACTTCCTACAAAACCGGGAAATATTACGCGTTTGACGAATTCAGGCCCCAGATATTTCATGTTCGATGTAGACGAGGATTATCTAGAAACAATGGGTATGACTTTAGTCGAAGGACGAAATTTTAATCTGCAAGACATAGAAACATCTTCTGTTGTAATGGTCAATGAGACCGCGGCTAAGGAACTCGGTGTAGACGAGAGCGTCTTGGGTAAAAATATACCCTTTGGAAGGGATAGCATGCTTTATTTTAAAGGTGGTGATAAGCGGATCATTGGTGTAGTCAAAGATTTTCACTTTGCCTCAAAAAGAGACAAGGTAGAACCAGTAATCTTTCATCCGATTGAGGTTGATGCACATCTAGTGGTCAAACTTTCTTCAAAAGAATTGACCAAGACAGTAACTGCATTAGTCGATGCCTATAAAAAGGTGAATGACGGGAGAGAACCGAAATACTACTTCCTAGACGAAGAGGTAGAGGCCCAATACAAGCAAGAACAAGTTATGATATCCATGGTCAACACATTTATGGTGGTGGCATCACTAGTGGCATTTATAGGATTGTTTGGCCTAGCGGGCTATTCGACAAAGAGAAGGACTAAGGAAGTGGGGATTAGAAAAGTATTAGGAGCGGGTTTTATGGCCATTCAAAGCACACTAAATAGTGTGAATTTGATGCGAATGCTTTTGGCCATCTCCATTAGTGTTCCTTTAGTAGTTTATTGGATGAATAGCTGGTTGAATGAATTTGCGTATCGTATACAAATACCCTATGCCTTCATATTCTTGGCTGTCATCATTGCGGCGATTATCCTATTATTAGTCGCGTCATTTCATAGTGTCAAAGTTTATTTATTGAATCCAGTGGAAGTTTTAAAAGACGAGTGA
- a CDS encoding ABC transporter permease, giving the protein MFKNYLKVSFRNLLRNKLFTLLNLLGLSVGLASFFVIYLFVQNELSFDTYHKNSDRIFRITEWKEDGHGHHDGGLTAALAVPLAENFPEIEAYTRIELWNKTVVFQSLNDSSATFKNLSVDPGFFDVFDITVVDGKKPDFINEPNTALISQRMATRFFNNQAVGEIISVRKVPFTIVGIYQDLPANSSLQGDFIFDIEGVNQWRKSSFTNYFEGYGDQTYLLLKDTENTESLTARIETFFNNQYDISVKSLIGLQPIADIHFNSEIEDDLGQKTDRQYIYIFSSVALFILVCSFFNYVSMSVAQSFERTKEIGIRKVLGANRQSVYKQFLLESLILIIVATIVSLVLVEVLVPELETLINRELDTSITNSVMLWAKAFGFILLAMIASAAYPALISGKSQISTSLRNSNSQSKHLWLRGFSIFQIVIFMTLTSIVFVSQKQLKFMQNENLGFDKDNQMIIPAFKTKITKYADVLKNDFLKIPGVASVTRARSIPGNVFGTMSINGFDDVELYNFPIGIDYFKTMGMDIVEGRGFKEGDVGLNRILLNESAVRSLGLGEDVIGKVIKTFNREFTVIGVASDFHAMSKKEPIKPIMFNQIGINQGSMIVKISNNNFLETTEAIKSQYEAVTGETLTFSFLEEKVGALYQQEMVIMKMIQAGTLMAAIVACLGLFGMAGYATKRRLKEMGIRKVLGASFIDIQSVLNYSNLLNLALAALVAIPLIYLSANDWLDSFAYRIDFPIVLVLVTLIIVGVVTLSTAIFHSMKAYLVNPVEILKDE; this is encoded by the coding sequence ATGTTCAAGAATTACCTAAAAGTATCTTTTCGAAACCTATTAAGAAATAAGCTTTTTACCCTGCTTAATTTGTTGGGCCTTTCTGTTGGGTTGGCTTCTTTTTTTGTGATTTACTTGTTTGTTCAAAATGAATTGAGTTTTGACACGTACCATAAAAATTCAGATCGAATCTTTCGGATTACTGAATGGAAAGAAGACGGACACGGACATCATGATGGTGGACTCACAGCAGCTTTGGCAGTGCCGTTAGCTGAAAATTTTCCAGAAATTGAAGCGTATACGAGAATCGAGTTATGGAATAAAACTGTGGTTTTTCAATCACTCAACGATTCGTCAGCCACATTTAAGAACTTATCCGTTGATCCAGGGTTTTTTGATGTTTTTGATATAACAGTCGTAGATGGCAAAAAACCAGATTTTATAAATGAGCCAAACACCGCGTTGATCTCCCAACGAATGGCAACCAGGTTCTTCAATAATCAAGCGGTAGGTGAAATCATTTCTGTTCGGAAAGTGCCGTTTACCATTGTAGGCATTTATCAGGATTTACCCGCAAATAGTAGTCTTCAAGGAGATTTCATTTTTGACATCGAAGGCGTAAACCAATGGAGGAAATCGTCATTTACTAACTATTTTGAGGGATATGGCGATCAAACCTACCTATTACTGAAAGACACGGAGAACACCGAAAGTCTTACGGCTCGCATAGAGACTTTTTTTAATAATCAGTACGACATTTCGGTAAAAAGCTTGATTGGTCTCCAGCCGATCGCGGATATTCACTTTAATAGTGAAATCGAGGATGATCTTGGCCAAAAAACGGATCGTCAATACATTTATATCTTCTCAAGTGTCGCATTATTCATCTTAGTTTGCTCTTTTTTTAATTATGTGAGCATGTCAGTGGCCCAATCCTTTGAGCGCACGAAAGAGATCGGTATTCGTAAGGTGTTAGGGGCAAATAGGCAATCGGTATACAAGCAATTTCTCCTAGAATCATTAATTCTCATTATTGTTGCTACAATAGTTAGCTTGGTGCTTGTAGAGGTATTGGTACCCGAGTTAGAGACATTGATTAACCGTGAGCTGGATACTTCAATTACTAACTCCGTAATGCTTTGGGCTAAAGCCTTTGGGTTTATTCTCCTTGCCATGATAGCTTCAGCAGCTTACCCCGCATTAATTAGTGGAAAGTCACAAATTTCTACTTCACTCAGAAACTCCAATAGTCAAAGTAAGCATCTCTGGCTTAGAGGGTTCAGTATTTTCCAGATTGTAATATTCATGACGCTCACCTCTATAGTTTTTGTGTCTCAAAAGCAGTTGAAGTTCATGCAAAATGAGAATCTAGGGTTTGATAAGGATAACCAAATGATTATTCCCGCTTTCAAGACTAAAATAACCAAGTACGCAGATGTATTGAAAAATGACTTCCTGAAAATACCAGGTGTAGCGTCTGTGACTCGTGCTAGGAGTATACCAGGAAATGTTTTCGGTACGATGAGTATCAACGGTTTTGATGACGTCGAGCTTTATAACTTCCCGATCGGCATAGACTATTTCAAAACTATGGGCATGGATATAGTCGAGGGAAGAGGTTTTAAGGAAGGCGATGTGGGACTTAATAGAATCTTATTGAATGAATCTGCAGTGAGGTCACTTGGACTTGGGGAAGATGTAATCGGCAAAGTGATAAAAACTTTCAATCGAGAGTTCACCGTGATTGGAGTTGCTTCAGATTTTCATGCCATGTCAAAGAAAGAGCCTATTAAACCAATCATGTTTAATCAGATTGGCATAAATCAGGGATCTATGATTGTAAAAATCTCTAACAATAATTTTTTAGAGACTACTGAGGCTATCAAGTCTCAATATGAAGCCGTTACTGGTGAAACATTGACTTTTTCCTTTTTGGAGGAGAAGGTTGGAGCGCTATACCAGCAAGAAATGGTTATTATGAAAATGATTCAGGCAGGCACGCTCATGGCGGCTATAGTTGCTTGTTTAGGCCTGTTTGGAATGGCAGGTTATGCAACTAAAAGGCGACTCAAGGAAATGGGAATTCGAAAAGTACTAGGAGCAAGTTTCATTGATATTCAAAGCGTGCTCAACTATAGTAATCTTTTAAATCTCGCGTTGGCAGCGTTAGTGGCAATTCCTCTAATTTATTTAAGTGCCAATGATTGGTTAGACTCATTTGCTTACCGTATAGATTTTCCAATTGTCCTAGTTCTAGTAACCTTAATTATAGTGGGCGTAGTCACATTGTCAACGGCTATTTTTCATAGTATGAAGGCCTATTTGGTCAATCCAGTTGAGATTTTGAAAGACGAATAA